The proteins below come from a single Nostoc sp. KVJ3 genomic window:
- a CDS encoding phage tail protein has translation MVQSASRIPEVLTAHRFYLELTLEGQNDANCFFLECQGFKRTQEVIEICEVTSQTWGKKGQSKGQVVRTKLPSNPKSGNLILRRGTTNSMDFWKWFEKVEKGNWSEQRRLVALSIYNQANEEVARFELAGAWPASYKIADVNARSHDIEIEEIEVAFEEFKRVK, from the coding sequence GTGGTACAATCCGCAAGCCGAATCCCAGAAGTTCTGACAGCCCATCGATTCTATTTAGAACTCACACTAGAAGGACAAAACGATGCCAATTGCTTCTTTTTGGAGTGTCAAGGCTTCAAAAGAACACAAGAGGTAATTGAAATTTGTGAAGTTACTTCTCAAACGTGGGGCAAAAAAGGGCAGTCTAAAGGTCAGGTGGTGAGAACTAAGCTTCCTAGCAATCCTAAGAGTGGTAATCTCATTCTGCGTAGAGGTACTACCAACTCTATGGATTTTTGGAAGTGGTTTGAAAAAGTCGAAAAAGGTAATTGGTCTGAGCAACGTAGACTTGTTGCTTTGTCTATTTATAATCAGGCAAATGAAGAAGTCGCTAGATTTGAATTAGCCGGTGCTTGGCCTGCAAGTTACAAAATTGCCGATGTCAATGCCCGCAGCCATGACATCGAAATTGAAGAAATAGAGGTTGCTTTTGAGGAATTTAAGCGTGTGAAGTAA
- a CDS encoding phage tail protein yields the protein MAGEFLTSCKFYFEADGITDKFIKEISGLGVENTPAQEVHGSSKGAKIMRQATPTVVKFTNITVKVIATDDIDLYKWYQDCNEDMGDPRKWAQNRKTGSVVAYDQQGSEKARWNIVNCYPCKYTGPTLTASGGDMANETVELVHEGIKRIK from the coding sequence ATGGCAGGTGAATTTTTAACCTCTTGTAAATTTTACTTTGAGGCTGATGGAATTACTGATAAATTCATTAAAGAAATTAGTGGGCTAGGCGTTGAAAATACGCCAGCACAAGAAGTCCACGGTTCATCTAAGGGCGCTAAAATAATGCGTCAAGCTACACCAACTGTTGTTAAATTTACTAACATCACAGTAAAAGTTATTGCCACTGATGATATAGACCTTTATAAATGGTATCAAGATTGTAACGAAGATATGGGCGATCCTCGGAAGTGGGCACAGAATCGTAAAACTGGTTCGGTGGTTGCTTATGACCAACAAGGCTCTGAAAAAGCACGTTGGAACATTGTCAATTGTTATCCATGTAAATATACTGGCCCTACATTAACTGCCTCTGGTGGTGATATGGCAAATGAAACAGTTGAATTGGTTCACGAAGGAATTAAACGAATCAAATAA
- a CDS encoding DUF6760 family protein, producing MFNGARTSGGVVSYPSDTLYEEVAFIAYHFHWSQDDILNLEHTTRQRWVAEINKINQKLI from the coding sequence ATTTTCAATGGAGCTAGAACTAGCGGGGGAGTCGTAAGCTACCCCTCTGATACTTTATATGAGGAGGTAGCTTTTATTGCTTATCATTTCCATTGGTCACAAGATGATATTTTAAATTTAGAACATACTACCCGTCAGCGATGGGTGGCAGAAATCAATAAAATTAACCAAAAATTAATATGA
- a CDS encoding phage tail assembly protein, protein MRRKKDTLCTEFAFTLPRGLSDSEHRVHRHGVMRLATAKDEILVQQERKVQENPAYGVLVMLARVITRLGSLNSVSPDLLEELLLYDIAYLREFYNRINQQGNVHIPTQCPHCNTQFSMELELAGES, encoded by the coding sequence ATGCGCCGTAAAAAAGATACTCTCTGCACAGAATTTGCCTTCACTCTTCCTAGAGGATTGAGTGATAGCGAACACCGAGTACATCGTCATGGGGTGATGCGTTTAGCCACCGCCAAAGATGAAATTTTGGTGCAACAAGAGCGTAAAGTTCAGGAAAATCCAGCTTACGGCGTATTGGTAATGCTTGCACGGGTTATTACTCGCTTGGGCAGTCTCAATTCTGTTAGTCCTGATTTACTTGAAGAATTGCTCTTATATGACATTGCGTATCTTCGAGAATTTTATAATCGAATCAATCAGCAAGGTAATGTACATATTCCGACACAATGTCCGCACTGTAATACTCAATTTTCAATGGAGCTAGAACTAGCGGGGGAGTCGTAA